The following coding sequences lie in one Moritella viscosa genomic window:
- a CDS encoding putative lipoprotein: MKPRKMFKLFVFVVLVVLLLLSCGEQVKAPPEQNKSPLKVREGEEQQYAQALPENRLRFPQAHSPHKDYRHEWWYLTANLKSNTGIRFATQWTLFRTAVNQAQWYFAHGALADTKVHLAVFRQGREELTNVTITEQPFTAAIDDWLWQSSAALLPAQLSYGSARTDSEAWQVKLSLVTKSPFFLQGEQGYSKKHQREAIASHYYSQPFIDVEGKILWQGQWLNVTGSAWFDREWGSAMLAQDQQGWDWFSIRLSTEKALMIYRIRSSEQDFIYGSLMHRNGDIDILDANNIKLVSHVNDTLDYPYEFDLRVEKQSIGLNVDLRVAVINQQQIMRFGIEYFEGMVSFKGSHDGEGFVE; encoded by the coding sequence ATGAAACCACGTAAAATGTTTAAATTGTTCGTGTTTGTAGTATTAGTCGTACTCTTGTTATTGTCTTGTGGCGAACAAGTCAAAGCACCGCCTGAGCAGAATAAAAGTCCGCTTAAAGTCAGAGAAGGTGAGGAACAGCAATATGCGCAAGCCTTACCTGAAAATAGGCTTCGTTTTCCTCAAGCACATTCACCACATAAAGATTATCGTCATGAGTGGTGGTACTTAACGGCTAATTTAAAGAGTAACACTGGAATACGTTTTGCTACGCAATGGACATTATTTCGAACGGCGGTTAATCAGGCGCAGTGGTATTTTGCTCATGGTGCGTTGGCAGATACTAAGGTGCATCTTGCGGTGTTTCGCCAAGGTCGGGAAGAACTTACTAATGTAACGATTACCGAACAGCCTTTTACCGCTGCAATTGATGACTGGTTATGGCAGTCGTCGGCGGCATTATTACCTGCGCAACTCAGCTATGGTTCTGCACGTACTGATAGTGAAGCGTGGCAGGTAAAATTATCGCTAGTGACTAAGAGTCCATTTTTTCTGCAAGGCGAGCAGGGCTATAGTAAAAAGCATCAGCGTGAGGCGATCGCTAGCCATTATTACTCTCAGCCTTTTATCGACGTAGAAGGTAAAATATTATGGCAAGGACAATGGCTTAATGTGACTGGTTCAGCTTGGTTTGACCGCGAGTGGGGCTCAGCTATGCTAGCGCAAGATCAGCAGGGTTGGGACTGGTTTTCGATACGCCTGTCAACAGAGAAAGCCTTGATGATTTACCGTATTCGTTCTTCTGAACAGGATTTTATCTATGGTAGTTTGATGCATCGTAATGGCGATATTGATATTCTTGATGCGAATAATATCAAGTTGGTCAGTCATGTTAATGATACGCTAGATTATCCTTATGAATTTGACTTGCGAGTAGAAAAACAAAGTATTGGTTTAAATGTTGATTTACGCGTGGCTGTGATTAATCAGCAACAGATCATGCGCTTTGGTATTGAATATTTTGAGGGAATGGTCAGTTTTAAAGGTTCTCATGACGGAGAGGGGTTTGTGGAATGA